The following are encoded together in the Malaya genurostris strain Urasoe2022 chromosome 3, Malgen_1.1, whole genome shotgun sequence genome:
- the LOC131438880 gene encoding venom protease-like, with the protein MKYVIVYLLVALAATVELTFAQHSQQFQSFRRTRKPSTSSRCGIRRVRSRGLIVAGSASIPGEWPWHAAVYHVNQTNRSREYKCGGTLISAGYLLTTASCASYGRGGKPEGTIVVELGQYNLVESSIRKVDAIVRNVSIHEQYVHGESMYDLAMMQLKNTVPLTDYIQPVCLPTAAEKIEQYDGKNGTIVGWGFEKAGKLSDKLQSAQVPVIPYLQCLKSDRDFFAQNLYSGMFCAGLLNGTAPCFGDAGGGMFFRDEGQVWTLRGIVAFTGRVYTETGGCNTQQYFGLVNVVHFLTWIEETMARWNASIMPSVFEIRQPHHQQQQRW; encoded by the exons ATGAAGTACGTAATTGTGTACCTGCTGGTGGCATTGGCAGCGACAGTAGAACTGACATTCGCCCAACATTCGCAGCAGTTTCAATCCTTTCGCAGAACCCGGAAACCATCAACGTCTTCCCGGTGTGGAATTCGACGGGTCCGCAGTCGAGGCCTGATTGTCGCAGGTTCGGCATCCATTCCCGGTGAGTGGCCGTGGCATGCCGCAGTTTATCACGTCAACCAGACGAACCGCTCGCGGGAATACAAATGCGGTGGAACGCTGATCAGTGCCGGTTATCTGCTGACGACGGCTTCCTGTGCATCCTACGGTCGTGGTGGTAAACCGGAAGGCACCATCGTCGTAGAACTGGGACAGTACAATCTGGTGGAATCTTCCATCCGGAAAGTGGATGCCATCGTAAGGAATGTGTCGATCCATGAACAGTATGTTCACGGTGAGTCCATGTACGATCTGGCCATGATGCAGTTGAAGAATACGGTTCCACTCACGGACTACATTCAACCGGTTTGTCTGCCGACTGCAGCCGAGAAAATAGAACAATACGATGGTAAGAATGGAACCATCGTTGGTTGGGGATTCGAGAAAGCTGGAAAACTATCGGACAAGCTGCAGAGTGCTCAGGTTCCCGTCATTCCCTATTTGCAGTGTCTCAAAAGTGACCGGGATTTTTTCGCACAAAATCTGTACTCCGGAATGTTCTGCGCCGGATTGCTAAACG GAACGGCGCCCTGTTTCGGTGACGCCGGCGGAGGTATGTTCTTCCGTGATGAAGGTCAAGTTTGGACCCTACGTGGAATCGTGGCCTTCACCGGTCGAGTCTACACGGAAACCGGCGGATGCAATACTCAGCAGTACTTCGGACTGGTAAACGTTGTTCACTTTCTAACCTGGATCGAGGAGACGATGGCCCGCTGGAATGCTTCCATCATGCCGTCAGTTTTTGAAATCAGGCAACCTCATCATCAGCAACAGCAGCGTTGGTAG